The following proteins are encoded in a genomic region of Fusarium oxysporum f. sp. lycopersici 4287 chromosome 1, whole genome shotgun sequence:
- a CDS encoding beta-glucosidase — MRYARMDVEALIQQLTLEEKVQLTAGVGWWHTAAIERLSIPPIRLSDGPNGVRGTHFFDSTPSSCLPCGTALGATWNTDLIHRLGRLLSDEAHAKGAHVLLGPTVNIQRGPLGGRGFESFSEDPILSGILAGHYVHGVQKNGVSATMKHFACNDMESARMAVDVQITERALREVYLLPFMIAVEMASPRVFMTAYNKVNGTHAPDNHHLLQDILRDEWKWDGLVVSDWFGTYSTTEAINAGQDLEMPGPTRWRGETLVHAVTSNKVKRSTLDERVRNILKLVKHSMENTSIPPNAPETQLQSEENSRLLREAAAESVVLLKNDKGVLPLDPAKPVAVIGPNADISTYCGGGSASLRAYHTVSPLEGIRGIAKDVSFTKGLYGHRSLPQIGKLLKTVGEQRQGFTLRIYNDPPPSSGPDTRKVLETRILDDSNIWFVDYEHPALEQIWYADIEGVLTPEKTGEWDFGLCVHGTGELFIDGELVVSNVVDQKPGSSFLGCGTVEKTGSRMLEGGKSYNVVVRWGCDKTSDLKVSGVVDFGQGGMRLGGCPRLEPRQALQDAVELAKSVDQVVLCVGTSGEWESEGQDRANMSLPPGSDDLISAVLQANPNTVVLIQSGTPVSMPWVDQASTIAQAWFGGNEAGNGIADVLFGAMNPSGKLPITMPRRVSDNPSALSFRSECGRVLYSEDVHVGYRWYDTLDIEPLFPFGHGLSYTTFTLSDLRVEEHGESESKKLIVSVNVTNTGSRSGAAVVQVYVKPPHPTPLTASALDTITRSSKELKGFAKINLVPGANGRAKVELDVLRATSYWSEREDYWCSDAGDYTVLVGMSSRCEFLDKTFTVQNATTWRGLRT; from the exons ATGAGGTATGCCAGAATGGATGTAGAGGCCCTCATCCAGCAATTGACCCTTGAGGAAAAGGTCCAGCTTACAGCAG GAGTCGGATGGTGGCACACAGCAGCAATTGAACGCCTCTCAATACCCCCAATCCGCCTCTCAGACGGCCCCAACGGCGTGCGAGGAACTCACTTCTTCGACAGCAccccatcatcatgtcttcccTGCGGCACCGCTCTAGGCGCAACATGGAATACTGACCTAATCCACCGTCTGGGTCGATTACTCTCAGACGAAGCCCACGCCAAAGGTGCGCACGTCCTTCTTGGTCCTACCGTCAATATCCAAAGAGGACCATTAGGCGGAAGAGGCTTTGAGTCTTTCTCTGAAGATCCTATTCTCTCAGGCATCTTGGCGGGACATTATGTGCATGGTGTGCAGAAGAATGGTGTTTCTGCTACCATGAAGCATTTTGCTTGTAACGATATGGAGAGTGCGCGTATGGCTGTTGATGTACAGATCACGGAGCGGGCGTTGAGGGAGGTGTATCTTCTTCCGTTTATGATTGCTGTTGAGATGGCGAGTCCGAGAGTTTTCATGACGGCATATAACAAAGTTAACGGCACACATGCACCAGACAACCATCACTTGCTGCAAGATATCCTGCGCGATGAGTGGAAGTGGGATGGACTAGTTGTGAGCGACTGGTTCGGAACCTACAGTACGACTGAGGCCATCAATGCGGGACAAGATCTCGAAATGCCGGGTCCTACAAGATGGCGTGGTGAGACTTTGGTTCACGCTGTTACGTCGAATAAAGTCAAGAGGTCAACACTGGATGAGCGTGTGAGGAATATTTTGAAGTTGGTCAAGCATTCGATGGAGAACACGAGTATTCCACCGAACGCGCCGGAGACTCAACTCCAGAGTGAGGAGAACAGTCGACTCCTTCGTGAAGCTGCCGCCGAGTCTGTGGTACTACTCAAAAATGACAAGGGAGTTCTGCCGCTGGATCCTGCGAAGCCGGTCGCTGTGATTGGACCCAATGCCGACATCAGCACTTATTGCGGTGGTGGAAGTGCAAGTCTTCGAGCATACCATACTGTTTCTCCACTGGAGGGCATCAGAGGTATTGCGAAGGACGTTTCCTTCACAAAAGGACTCTATGGTCATCGATCACTGCCTCAAATAggcaagctgctgaagacaGTTGGCGAACAGCGTCAAGGATTCACTTTGCGCATATATAATGATCCTCCTCCTAGCTCCGGACCAGATACACGCAAGGTCCTCGAGACGAGGATTCTTGATGACTCGAATATCTGGTTTGTGGACTATGAGCATCCAGCACTGGAGCAGATCTGGTACGCTGATATCGAGGGTGTCTTGACTCCAGAAAAGACAGGAGAATGGGATTTTGGTCTTTGTGTCCATGGAACTGGCGAGCTCTTCATTGACGGTGAGCTAGTAGTCTCAAATGTCGTTGACCAAAAGCCGGGAAGTTCATTCCTTGGTTGCGGTACCGTCGAAAAGACAGGGAGCAGGATGCTTGAAGGCGGCAAGAGTTACAACGTGGTCGTGCGCTGGGGCTGCGACAAGACCTCTGATCTCAAGGTCTCGGGAGTCGTTGACTTTGGACAAGGCGGTATGCGTCTCGGAGGTTGCCCCAGACTTGAGCCGCGACAGGCACTCCAAGACGCTGTTGAGTTGGCCAAGAGCGTAGATCAAGTCGTTCTTTGCGTTGGGACGAGTGGGGAGTGGGAGAGTGAAGGTCAAGATCGCGCAAACATGTCTCTTCCTCCCGGTAGCGATGATCTGATCTCCGCAGTTTTGCAAGCGAACCCCAACACAGTGGTACTCATACAGAGTGGCACGCCTGTTTCAATGCCGTGGGTTGATCAGGCTAGTACCATTGCGCAAGCGTGGTTCGGCGGCAATGAAGCCGGGAACGGTATCGCCGATGTGCTTTTCGGTGCTATGAACCCT TCCGGCAAACTGCCAATCACTATGCCAAGACGCGTGTCAGACAACCCCAGTGCCTTGAGCTTTCGATCAGAATGTGGACGCGTTCTGTACAGCGAAGACGTGCATGTCGGCTATCGCTGGTATGACACGCTCGACATTGAACCTTTGTTCCCCTTCGGACATGGTTTGTCATATACTACCTTCACGCTCTCTGATCTTCGCGTCGAAGAGCACGGAGAGTCGGAGAGCAAGAAGTTGATAGTGAGCGTCAATGTGACTAACACTGGCTCGCGATCAGGCGCTGCGGTCGTACAAGTCTACGTCAAGCCACCTCACCCAACACCACTTACTGCTTCTGCTCTTGATACGATTACGAGATCTagcaaggagctcaagggcTTTGCCAAGATCAATCTGGTTCCAGGAGCAAATGGTAGGGCAAAGGTTGAGCTGGATGTTCTCCGCGCGACGAGCTATTGGAGTGAGAGAGAGGATTATTGGTGCAGTGACGCGGGAGATTATACTGTTCTTGTTGGCATGAGCAGTAGATGTGAGTTTCTGGACAAGACGTTTACGGTCCAGAACGCGACGACGTGGCGGGGACTTCGGACATGA
- a CDS encoding beta-glucosidase, with product MRYARMDVEALIQQLTLEEKVQLTAGVGWWHTAAIERLSIPPIRLSDGPNGVRGTHFFDSTPSSCLPCGTALGATWNTDLIHRLGRLLSDEAHAKGAHVLLGPTVNIQRGPLGGRGFESFSEDPILSGILAGHYVHGVQKNGVSATMKHFACNDMESARMAVDVQITERALREVYLLPFMIAVEMASPRVFMTAYNKVNGTHAPDNHHLLQDILRDEWKWDGLVVSDWFGTYSTTEAINAGQDLEMPGPTRWRGETLVHAVTSNKVKRSTLDERVRNILKLVKHSMENTSIPPNAPETQLQSEENSRLLREAAAESVVLLKNDKGVLPLDPAKPVAVIGPNADISTYCGGGSASLRAYHTVSPLEGIRGIAKDVSFTKGLYGHRSLPQIGKLLKTVGEQRQGFTLRIYNDPPPSSGPDTRKVLETRILDDSNIWFVDYEHPALEQIWYADIEGVLTPEKTGEWDFGLCVHGTGELFIDGELVVSNVVDQKPGSSFLGCGTVEKTGSRMLEGGKSYNVVVRWGCDKTSDLKVSGVVDFGQGGMRLGGCPRLEPRQALQDAVELAKSVDQVVLCVGTSGEWESEGQDRANMSLPPGSDDLISAVLQANPNTVVLIQSGTPVSMPWVDQASTIAQAWFGGNEAGNGIADVLFGAMNPVSHPSHLVVLC from the exons ATGAGGTATGCCAGAATGGATGTAGAGGCCCTCATCCAGCAATTGACCCTTGAGGAAAAGGTCCAGCTTACAGCAG GAGTCGGATGGTGGCACACAGCAGCAATTGAACGCCTCTCAATACCCCCAATCCGCCTCTCAGACGGCCCCAACGGCGTGCGAGGAACTCACTTCTTCGACAGCAccccatcatcatgtcttcccTGCGGCACCGCTCTAGGCGCAACATGGAATACTGACCTAATCCACCGTCTGGGTCGATTACTCTCAGACGAAGCCCACGCCAAAGGTGCGCACGTCCTTCTTGGTCCTACCGTCAATATCCAAAGAGGACCATTAGGCGGAAGAGGCTTTGAGTCTTTCTCTGAAGATCCTATTCTCTCAGGCATCTTGGCGGGACATTATGTGCATGGTGTGCAGAAGAATGGTGTTTCTGCTACCATGAAGCATTTTGCTTGTAACGATATGGAGAGTGCGCGTATGGCTGTTGATGTACAGATCACGGAGCGGGCGTTGAGGGAGGTGTATCTTCTTCCGTTTATGATTGCTGTTGAGATGGCGAGTCCGAGAGTTTTCATGACGGCATATAACAAAGTTAACGGCACACATGCACCAGACAACCATCACTTGCTGCAAGATATCCTGCGCGATGAGTGGAAGTGGGATGGACTAGTTGTGAGCGACTGGTTCGGAACCTACAGTACGACTGAGGCCATCAATGCGGGACAAGATCTCGAAATGCCGGGTCCTACAAGATGGCGTGGTGAGACTTTGGTTCACGCTGTTACGTCGAATAAAGTCAAGAGGTCAACACTGGATGAGCGTGTGAGGAATATTTTGAAGTTGGTCAAGCATTCGATGGAGAACACGAGTATTCCACCGAACGCGCCGGAGACTCAACTCCAGAGTGAGGAGAACAGTCGACTCCTTCGTGAAGCTGCCGCCGAGTCTGTGGTACTACTCAAAAATGACAAGGGAGTTCTGCCGCTGGATCCTGCGAAGCCGGTCGCTGTGATTGGACCCAATGCCGACATCAGCACTTATTGCGGTGGTGGAAGTGCAAGTCTTCGAGCATACCATACTGTTTCTCCACTGGAGGGCATCAGAGGTATTGCGAAGGACGTTTCCTTCACAAAAGGACTCTATGGTCATCGATCACTGCCTCAAATAggcaagctgctgaagacaGTTGGCGAACAGCGTCAAGGATTCACTTTGCGCATATATAATGATCCTCCTCCTAGCTCCGGACCAGATACACGCAAGGTCCTCGAGACGAGGATTCTTGATGACTCGAATATCTGGTTTGTGGACTATGAGCATCCAGCACTGGAGCAGATCTGGTACGCTGATATCGAGGGTGTCTTGACTCCAGAAAAGACAGGAGAATGGGATTTTGGTCTTTGTGTCCATGGAACTGGCGAGCTCTTCATTGACGGTGAGCTAGTAGTCTCAAATGTCGTTGACCAAAAGCCGGGAAGTTCATTCCTTGGTTGCGGTACCGTCGAAAAGACAGGGAGCAGGATGCTTGAAGGCGGCAAGAGTTACAACGTGGTCGTGCGCTGGGGCTGCGACAAGACCTCTGATCTCAAGGTCTCGGGAGTCGTTGACTTTGGACAAGGCGGTATGCGTCTCGGAGGTTGCCCCAGACTTGAGCCGCGACAGGCACTCCAAGACGCTGTTGAGTTGGCCAAGAGCGTAGATCAAGTCGTTCTTTGCGTTGGGACGAGTGGGGAGTGGGAGAGTGAAGGTCAAGATCGCGCAAACATGTCTCTTCCTCCCGGTAGCGATGATCTGATCTCCGCAGTTTTGCAAGCGAACCCCAACACAGTGGTACTCATACAGAGTGGCACGCCTGTTTCAATGCCGTGGGTTGATCAGGCTAGTACCATTGCGCAAGCGTGGTTCGGCGGCAATGAAGCCGGGAACGGTATCGCCGATGTGCTTTTCGGTGCTATGAACCCTGTGAGTCACCCCAGTCATCTCGTAGTGCTCTGCTAA
- a CDS encoding NAD-dependent aldehyde dehydrogenase translates to MSSGDNANGWSTVPLIINGKDVISETSFPVNSPSNSEKLWSGSSASINDATGAVEAAQAAFTSWSQTKPSFRRDIMFRAADLFISRKEELFAYQAQETGAGRQFMEININGTAQILRDIGGRIEAAVEGSVPATAEQGSHAIVVKEPYGVVLAIAPWNAPYVLGARSIAFALATGNTTVLKGSELSPRVFWAIGDIFRQAGLPDGCLNVIYHRTADAAEVTEALIAHPAIKKINFTGSTLVGSIIASLAGKHVKPLLLELGGKASAIVLKDADVKKAATSCAVGAFIHGGQVCMSTERILVHRSISDEFSAALKEATQGLFGSKKPPFVLVNPAAVQKNKGLVADAVAKGATTLLGDAEAVEDQPTKMRPVIVSNVSKEMNIYHTESFGPTVSLLTFDTEDEALAIANDTDYGLSGAVFSEDLKAAIKVARKYESGAVHINSMTVHDEASLVHGGAKKSGYGRFNAAQGLAEFLRYKTITWRE, encoded by the exons ATGAGCTCAGGTGACAATGCAAATGGTTGGTCAACCGTCCCACTAATCATCAATGGGAAAGATGTCATCTCAGAAACATCGTTTCCTGTAAATAGCCCTTCCAACTCTGAAAAGCTCTGGAGTGGTTCATCTGCTTCAATCAATGATGCAACCGGGGCTGTAGAGGCCGCCCAAGCGGCTTTCACGTCGTGGTCTCAGACCAAGCCCAGTTTTAGACGGGACATCATGTTCCGGGCCGCAGATCTCTTTATCAGCAGAAAAGAGGAATTGTTCGCCTACCAAGCCCAGGAGACGGGTGCGGGGCGGCAATTTATggagatcaacatcaacggTACGGCGCAGATCCTGAGAGATATCGGAGGAAGAATCGAGGCGGCAGTTGAAGGTTCGGTTCCTGCGACGGCCGAGCAGGGGTCCCATGCCATTGTAGTCAAGGAACCGTACGGCGTTGTTCTCGCAATTGCCCCGTG GAATGCCCCATACGTGCTCGGCGCACGATCAATTGCGTTTGCCCTCGCAACGGGCAACACAACAGTTCTCAAGGGTTCCGAGCTGAGCCCGCGCGTTTTCTGGGCAATCGGCGACATCTTTCGACAGGCTGGCTTACCGGATGGTTGCCTTAACGTCATTTATCACCGAACGGCAGATGCCGCTGAAGTGACAGAAGCCTTGATTGCGCATCCCGCGATTAAGAAGATCAATTTCACTGGCAGTACTCTCGTCGGAAGCATCATCGCCAGTTTGGCGGGGAAGCACGTCAAACCGCTTTTGCTTGAGCTGGGCGGGAAAGCGAGTGCCATCGTCCTCAAGGACGCCGACGTGAAGAAGGCCGCGACAAGTTGCGCTGTCGGCGCGTTTATCCAC GGCGGTCAGGTGTGCATGTCGACAGAACGCATTCTCGTGCATAGATCGATTAGTGACGAGTTCAGCGCTGCACTCAAAGAGGCCACGCAGGGGCTCTTCGGGTCCAAGAAGCCGCCGTTCGTGCTAGTAAACCCAGCGGCTGTACAGAAAAACAAGGGTCTCGTCGCCGACGCGGTCGCCAAGGGCGCGACGACCCTCCTGGGCGACGCCGAGGCTGTGGAGGACCAGCCCACCAAGATGAGACCCGTCATCGTCTCCAACGTGTCTAAGGAAATGAACATCTACCACACCGAGTCCTTCGGGCCTACCGTGTCCCTCCTGACCTTTGACACGGAGGACGAGGCTCTCGCGATCGCCAATGACACCGACTACGGGCTCTCGGGGGCTGTATTCTCCGAGGACTTAAAGGCCGCTATTAAGGTCGCTAGGAAGTATGAATCTGGGGCGGTCCACATCAACTCCATGACCGTGCACGACGAGGCGTCGCTGGTGCACGGTGGGGCTAAGAAGAGTGGCTACGGTAGGTTCAATGCCGCGCAAGGACTGGCTGAGTTTCTGAGGTACAAGACCATCACTTGGAGGGAGTGA